In Ancylothrix sp. D3o, the following proteins share a genomic window:
- a CDS encoding ATP-grasp domain-containing protein — MNSTSNFNYFEGASLSELFAKDISDGRYGFILNYPATAKWAAYPNRKKYFIQDGSSEATKTSFDKICQKEPWKNLAVLGDKVPGIVIIDPPKSLINYWQEYLGFSDASMAMLDCSTYLEDLSQSEQFDKLITLFPFDNLAPEKHAVNPDSHYHLLSKASLAEMGVQCPKYSTYNLHEVSLESINLPEQFPYLIKTSHGLSGEGTYIIKNPSDLNYCLEEVRKYLEIKLLDTIIISEFVADVEKNYCVQFYVSKEGEIKLIGTTGQLVTEDGNYLGGVIDYSQDLTPFFEMIAAMGESARKQGYFGVIGFDVLEDKDGQFYVIDANFRVNGSTPLCLQRHRLLKEGKQVAKYSSDYRISGTLESILTTLKPELESKDFIILSALEKAKYGNIYTEIYGIVAGETMEQMQATEENLHKKGLDW; from the coding sequence ATGAATTCCACCTCGAACTTTAATTACTTTGAAGGAGCTTCTTTATCCGAACTCTTCGCTAAAGACATCAGCGATGGCCGGTATGGATTCATCCTCAATTACCCCGCGACTGCCAAATGGGCGGCTTATCCCAACAGAAAAAAATACTTTATTCAAGACGGAAGTAGCGAAGCCACCAAAACTTCCTTCGACAAAATTTGTCAAAAGGAACCTTGGAAAAATTTGGCAGTTTTGGGTGATAAGGTTCCGGGGATTGTGATTATAGATCCGCCCAAGTCGTTAATTAATTACTGGCAGGAATATTTGGGTTTTAGTGATGCCAGTATGGCTATGTTAGACTGCTCAACTTATCTGGAGGATCTCAGCCAAAGTGAGCAGTTTGACAAACTCATTACTTTATTTCCCTTTGATAACCTCGCACCAGAAAAGCACGCAGTTAATCCGGATAGCCACTACCATTTGCTCAGCAAAGCAAGCCTAGCGGAAATGGGGGTGCAATGCCCGAAATACTCAACCTACAATTTGCACGAAGTCAGCCTAGAAAGCATTAATTTACCTGAGCAATTCCCTTATTTAATTAAAACATCGCACGGGCTATCAGGAGAAGGCACTTATATTATTAAAAACCCCAGCGATTTAAACTACTGTTTGGAAGAAGTCAGGAAATATCTTGAGATAAAATTGCTGGATACGATCATTATTTCCGAGTTCGTGGCGGATGTTGAAAAGAATTACTGCGTGCAGTTTTATGTCAGCAAGGAGGGAGAGATAAAGTTGATTGGCACCACAGGTCAACTTGTTACAGAAGATGGCAATTATTTAGGGGGAGTGATTGACTATTCCCAAGATTTGACGCCTTTTTTTGAGATGATTGCTGCTATGGGTGAGTCTGCTAGAAAGCAGGGTTATTTCGGGGTTATTGGTTTCGATGTGCTGGAAGATAAAGATGGGCAATTTTATGTCATTGATGCCAATTTTCGCGTTAATGGTTCCACGCCTCTTTGCTTGCAGCGCCATCGGTTATTAAAAGAGGGAAAACAGGTGGCTAAGTATTCAAGTGATTATCGGATATCTGGGACGCTGGAATCGATTCTCACTACTTTGAAACCTGAACTAGAAAGCAAAGATTTTATCATTTTGTCTGCCCTAGAAAAAGCAAAGTACGGAAATATTTACACCGAAATTTACGGGATTGTTGCAGGAGAAACGATGGAGCAAATGCAGGCGACGGAAGAGAATTTACACAAGAAGGGATTGGATTGGTAA
- a CDS encoding isoaspartyl peptidase/L-asparaginase family protein, which produces MPIGIIVHGGAKTISEEKVDANNVGCTAAVEAGWAVLKNGGTAAEAVEAAIQVLETDQTFNAGFGSVLNTNGEVELDAAIMDGSNLRWGAVAAVQGVRHPISAAKKLMDKRPTLLVSRNAEKFAVENGLEMCNKDDLVADELREEWEEEVEVKDRPNTVGCVALDSNGNLAAGTSTGGTMNQPAGRVGDTALVGSGLFADNQLGACSTTGDGESIIPVVLAKTAIDFLNDDRDPDEAAEMAINVLKSRVKGEAGCILLDQQGRVGWAHNSSDMAVAYKTSDMEEIAAFTKKK; this is translated from the coding sequence ATGCCAATAGGAATTATTGTTCACGGCGGAGCAAAAACCATCTCAGAAGAGAAGGTAGACGCCAACAATGTCGGCTGCACGGCAGCCGTCGAGGCTGGTTGGGCCGTGCTGAAAAACGGCGGTACAGCCGCAGAAGCAGTTGAGGCTGCGATCCAGGTTTTGGAAACAGATCAGACGTTTAATGCCGGTTTTGGCTCAGTTCTCAACACCAACGGCGAAGTAGAACTAGACGCGGCGATTATGGACGGCTCTAATTTACGCTGGGGAGCGGTCGCCGCTGTTCAAGGTGTACGCCATCCGATTTCAGCAGCGAAAAAATTGATGGATAAAAGACCAACGCTGCTGGTGTCAAGAAATGCAGAAAAGTTTGCCGTAGAAAATGGCCTTGAGATGTGCAACAAAGACGATTTAGTTGCCGACGAGCTACGGGAAGAATGGGAGGAAGAAGTAGAGGTTAAAGACCGGCCTAATACTGTTGGCTGTGTAGCTTTAGATAGCAACGGCAATTTAGCGGCGGGTACCTCTACCGGCGGTACCATGAATCAGCCAGCCGGTCGTGTTGGAGATACTGCATTGGTCGGTTCTGGTTTGTTTGCAGATAATCAGCTTGGCGCTTGCTCAACGACGGGGGATGGTGAGTCAATTATCCCAGTTGTTTTGGCTAAAACTGCCATTGATTTCCTCAACGATGATAGAGATCCAGACGAAGCAGCAGAAATGGCTATTAATGTTCTAAAATCCAGAGTGAAAGGAGAGGCCGGCTGCATTCTTTTAGACCAGCAAGGACGAGTAGGCTGGGCTCATAATTCATCTGACATGGCAGTAGCTTATAAAACCTCAGACATGGAAGAAATAGCGGCCTTTACCAAGAAAAAATAA
- a CDS encoding tellurite resistance TerB family protein has product MGKYDKIITSKEQYAGELNPIEALIALGTIQIFADGKPSEEEIEMLSAYMEGAELTDTKAVEACSEKIYSILQESGSLGGLFNTAIEALPEDFAEDAVTLAVLMAEADGELAKEEVQYVGALGKRLGYSQAELKEIIEAVLEEIYSEEEEEEEEV; this is encoded by the coding sequence ATGGGAAAATACGATAAAATCATCACAAGTAAAGAACAATACGCAGGCGAACTCAACCCAATTGAAGCCCTGATTGCTCTGGGGACTATCCAAATATTTGCAGACGGTAAACCTTCAGAAGAAGAAATCGAAATGCTCTCTGCTTATATGGAAGGTGCAGAACTTACAGATACGAAAGCAGTGGAGGCTTGCTCAGAAAAAATTTACTCTATTCTTCAAGAAAGCGGAAGTCTTGGTGGTTTGTTTAATACTGCAATTGAAGCACTGCCAGAAGATTTTGCAGAAGATGCCGTTACCCTCGCGGTACTGATGGCGGAAGCAGATGGGGAACTCGCAAAGGAAGAAGTTCAATATGTGGGCGCTTTAGGTAAGCGTTTGGGATATTCCCAGGCGGAACTTAAAGAGATTATTGAGGCAGTTTTAGAGGAAATTTATTCCGAGGAAGAAGAGGAAGAAGAGGAAGTATAA
- the thiC gene encoding phosphomethylpyrimidine synthase, which translates to MRSEWVAKRRGQSNVSQMHYARTGIITEEMHYVAKRENLPVELVRDEVARGRMIIPANINHTNLEPMCIGIASNCKVNANIGASPNSSDIEEELAKLRLSVKYGADTVMDLSTGGGNLDEIRTAIINASPVPIGTVPIYQALESVHGRMENLTPDDFLHVIEKHAQQGVDYMTIHAGILIEYLPLVKNRLTGIVSRGGGIIARWMLHHHKQNPLYTHFNDIIEIFKKYDVSFSLGDSLRPGCTHDASDEAQLAELKTLGKLTRKAWEHNVQVMVEGPGHVPMDQIEFNVKKQMEECSEAPFYVLGPLVTDIAPGYDHITSAIGAAMAGWYGTAMLCYVTPKEHLGLPNAEDVRNGLIAYKIAAHAADIARHRQGARDRDDELSRARYNFDWNRQFELSLDPDRAREYHDETLPADIYKTAEFCSMCGPKFCPMQTKVDADALEELEKFLAKEPVLG; encoded by the coding sequence ATGCGTTCAGAATGGGTTGCCAAACGGCGCGGGCAAAGCAATGTTTCACAAATGCACTATGCCCGAACCGGCATCATCACCGAAGAAATGCACTATGTTGCAAAGCGGGAAAACTTGCCGGTGGAGTTAGTACGAGACGAAGTTGCACGGGGACGAATGATTATTCCCGCCAACATCAACCACACCAACTTAGAACCGATGTGCATTGGCATTGCCTCCAACTGCAAGGTTAATGCAAATATCGGCGCCTCCCCAAATTCTTCTGATATTGAGGAAGAATTGGCAAAACTTCGCCTCTCTGTTAAATATGGCGCAGATACCGTCATGGACTTGTCCACCGGCGGCGGCAACCTAGATGAAATTCGCACCGCCATTATCAACGCTTCACCGGTTCCGATTGGTACTGTACCAATTTATCAAGCCCTAGAAAGCGTACATGGGCGCATGGAAAACTTGACTCCCGATGACTTTTTGCACGTCATTGAAAAACACGCCCAGCAAGGTGTGGATTACATGACTATCCACGCCGGCATCTTAATAGAATACCTGCCCTTGGTGAAAAATCGTCTCACCGGCATTGTGTCTCGCGGCGGCGGCATTATTGCAAGATGGATGTTGCATCACCACAAGCAAAACCCGCTTTACACCCACTTTAACGACATCATCGAAATTTTTAAAAAATATGATGTCTCGTTTAGTTTAGGCGACTCTTTGCGGCCTGGTTGCACTCACGACGCCTCCGATGAAGCCCAACTTGCCGAACTGAAAACCCTCGGTAAATTAACTCGCAAAGCTTGGGAACATAACGTGCAAGTTATGGTAGAAGGGCCGGGTCATGTACCGATGGATCAAATTGAGTTTAATGTCAAAAAACAAATGGAAGAATGCTCAGAAGCACCTTTCTATGTTTTGGGGCCATTGGTAACAGATATTGCTCCCGGTTATGACCATATTACCTCTGCTATTGGTGCAGCAATGGCCGGCTGGTATGGTACCGCCATGCTTTGCTATGTAACACCAAAAGAACACCTGGGTTTACCAAATGCTGAAGATGTCCGCAATGGCTTAATTGCCTATAAAATTGCGGCCCACGCTGCTGATATTGCTCGCCACCGGCAAGGGGCAAGAGATCGCGATGATGAATTGTCTCGCGCTCGTTATAATTTTGACTGGAATCGTCAGTTTGAATTATCTCTTGATCCAGATCGCGCCCGCGAATATCACGACGAAACACTGCCGGCGGATATCTATAAAACGGCAGAATTCTGTTCGATGTGTGGCCCGAAATTCTGCCCAATGCAAACAAAAGTTGATGCGGATGCTTTGGAAGAATTAGAGAAGTTTTTGGCAAAAGAGCCGGTGTTAGGTTAA
- a CDS encoding HNH endonuclease signature motif containing protein — MSAKREISGKCQQCGVSIHRKYVYCAECRQAREFGNRTLSDVICKTNKASKYCRVREHARKLYQNIGTCEVCGYNKHVEICHIQALKDFDVSALVGEVNHRSNIAVLCPNCHWELDNGLLNL, encoded by the coding sequence ATGTCGGCCAAGAGAGAAATATCGGGAAAATGCCAGCAATGCGGTGTTTCTATCCATCGCAAATATGTTTACTGTGCTGAATGTCGCCAAGCCAGAGAATTTGGAAATAGAACACTCTCCGACGTAATTTGCAAGACTAACAAAGCCAGTAAATATTGTCGAGTCAGAGAACACGCCCGGAAATTATATCAAAACATCGGAACTTGTGAAGTATGCGGTTACAATAAGCACGTTGAAATTTGCCACATTCAAGCACTCAAAGACTTTGATGTGAGCGCTCTGGTGGGGGAGGTTAATCACAGAAGCAATATAGCAGTGCTTTGTCCAAACTGCCATTGGGAGTTAGATAACGGTTTATTGAATTTGTAA
- the pyrE gene encoding orotate phosphoribosyltransferase: protein MNDLCVASADLTTLRRQLLDLFCKLAYREGDFLLSSGQRSSYYINGKLVTLHPQGALATGRLILSMLPQDTEAVAGLTLGADPVVTAVSVVSAYENRPIPALIIRKEAKGHGTQAYIEGPVLPAGAKVVVLEDVVTTGASAMKAVERLRDAGYTADQVISLIDRQQGGAEFYQSVGLKFEAVFTITDLQNHLKTLA from the coding sequence ATGAACGATCTTTGCGTGGCTAGTGCCGACCTAACAACGCTGCGCCGGCAACTCTTGGATTTATTTTGCAAACTCGCTTACCGCGAAGGCGATTTCCTGCTTTCTTCTGGCCAGCGCAGTTCCTACTACATCAACGGCAAACTGGTAACACTCCATCCCCAAGGTGCTTTAGCCACCGGACGCTTAATTTTATCCATGCTTCCCCAAGATACCGAAGCTGTGGCCGGTTTAACCTTGGGCGCCGATCCTGTGGTAACGGCGGTAAGTGTGGTTTCGGCCTATGAAAACCGGCCTATCCCCGCTTTAATTATCCGCAAAGAAGCCAAAGGACACGGTACCCAAGCTTATATTGAAGGGCCGGTTTTGCCTGCCGGTGCAAAAGTTGTAGTCCTCGAAGATGTCGTCACCACCGGCGCATCTGCCATGAAAGCCGTTGAACGTTTGCGCGATGCCGGTTACACTGCCGATCAAGTTATTTCCCTCATCGACCGGCAACAAGGCGGTGCTGAATTTTATCAATCCGTTGGTTTAAAATTCGAGGCTGTTTTCACCATAACCGACCTTCAAAATCACCTCAAAACTTTAGCGTAA
- a CDS encoding FAD-dependent oxidoreductase, which yields MQGWFSFGAYSYVPVGATMAPREALAKPVSNRLFFAGEATSSDYPATVHGAFLPRWREAKNIKALLG from the coding sequence ATTCAAGGTTGGTTTTCTTTTGGGGCTTATTCTTATGTGCCGGTGGGGGCAACAATGGCGCCTAGAGAGGCTTTGGCAAAGCCGGTGAGTAACCGGTTATTTTTTGCTGGAGAGGCAACTTCTAGCGATTATCCGGCAACGGTTCATGGTGCTTTTTTGCCGAGGTGGCGGGAAGCAAAAAATATTAAAGCTTTGTTGGGGTAA